Within the Onychostoma macrolepis isolate SWU-2019 chromosome 14, ASM1243209v1, whole genome shotgun sequence genome, the region gcggTTGTCCGTCAGCGAATCTGCTGACGCACACCGTGCTGCGTTGTCGTGGGAACTTCCtagctgaagataatgaggaaattacgcACCGTTCACCAggtgcattccaaacgactacataatggcacgcacgtgccctgctcactccaaagtccccactccaaggggatagggatgatcacttccatttggaccTGCCCGTGAACCGATACACGTACCATTACACCTCTAGTCAAAATTCTTTCTCAGACTCCTACAGTGCAAGAGTGACACACATGGAGCAAAATGAGCCTGAACTGTATTTCTGTCAATGAGTCCATAAAAAGCAGGGCGCTCTTGAGGCCCGACAGCTGTACCTGTATGAGGGCTCTCTTGAGCTCTTCAGACTGCTGAGTTCCTGCCAGCACCAGATCTCTGCTCGAGTCATGCATGCTCAGGTCATTGATGTACAGACCTGTCTTAAACATGGCACTTAAACTCTCCATGCTGCAAAGACagcgcacacatacacagaacCTGCTTTTAAGCACTATAATTATTATGCATACACAAAATGAACAGAAATACAGCCGCActgtttaatgtgtgtgttttgtgtcttACACTGGAGTGCCCAGGAAGATGATGGACTCCCACTCTGGCATGTATCTCATCTGACCCTTCAGTTTCAGGCAGCGGCTGCCATCACCCCAGCTCTCCATCGCATTAGCGCTGTTTCCATCTAGCACCATTAGAGGACAACAAACATGTTAgcattactttattaatgtgTTTTCCTCTTAAGCATCAAATATATTGAGACTAGAATTAATTTCAATGTTAAATCACTGTCCAAAATGGGAAGAATCTCAGTAAAGACAGAGAAATGACTGACCTTTATAATCATCCCCTATAATTGACTGAAAGGCCATCAGCTCCACATCCACGTCTGCTGAGCGATTGGCATTCTCATAATCAGAGTCTGTGAGACACAGAAAGAACAGAATCATCTGATGAAAACACATTAGATCCAGCTGTAGATCTGAGAGCTTCAGTGAATGTACAGTAGATGGTCAGTAGGACCTTCCTTACTCTGCACTCTGTTATGAAGGTTCCTCTCTCGTTTCACCGGCTCCTTAGACATGATCTCAAACAGGTTGTTGGGATGGGAGATGATCTGTCACAGAATCCATTGTTTCATTTATTGACTGATTTTCTTCAATATAAAGATGTAATTTAACGGTTTGgagttttgatttattatttgatttattaaatgaTGTGGATAAGCAAAGACTAACTAGCATGtgtttacaggaataaattacattttaaaatatattcagatagaaaaccgctattttaaattgtaatttaaaaaaactaactattaattcaaattatatataaatattatatgattaataattattatttaatatatacatgtttatatttacaaataattatagtaatttaaatatgaatacaaaatattatattatattatactattttatattttagtatactataatatattttatatattatagtatatactgtacaaataatacaaataataaaatattttaatatgaaatattacttGTCATGAACTATCATCAGctatttaagtattttatctatctatctatatgtctatattttaaatgcattattattaaaattaaattatattaccataattaattcaatatttgaatgtattaatattaaaaatgacttgCCATGTTCCATGTGAACTCCACAAGAGGACGAGCAAGCAGAAAAGCGTCATTGATCTTCTTCCCATCCAGATCAGGAAAGACGGTTGCCAATCCAGAGCCTACATTGTGCACAACCATGTCCTATTGCATCAGAAGATAAAAATTATATACCACGGtttgagatgagatgagatgagatgagaggAAAACAAAGTCACCTGTCTGAAAACAATGTTGAAGGGAAAAACTTCAAAGAAAAAGTCACTGGTGATGGGGAGGATCTCTTGTTCCTCTTCATCCTCCTTCTGGATATATCGATACGCAGAGTTATCAAAGTTTAATCTGAAATCAAAATACCACTGTTTTATTACATCTGCCACATGTCCTGTAAGGTTTAATACTCAGTTGTGCAACATCCACAAATTCTGGTTACTATTTGAATTATGTTTGTTTAATACCACAAGCACAACAGGCACAACAGATGATTCCTGCATCAGGTGAATAAATATGTTGTCATGCGTCTCACCTCATGGTGACATGAGAATAATCTCCCACCAGCTGCTCGGACAAAACCTCAACATGGATGTCAGTGTCGTAGAACTGTTTTCCCATCTGTCTCAGCTGACCCATGGCGTAGTGCAGGTAACCTTTACGTTTGCTCCTGACCAAACACACAGAGACGAGTCGAGAACTCTGGACTACTGTGACTTTATCGAGTCATTATGAGAAATTCAGATAAATTAATCGTGTGAATTATTTTTCCTGTGGATTAATACGTTTTATTAAATTTCTCCAAGTCAAtttctactgttcaaaagtttgcagtTAGTAAGACTTTTTTCTAAcaacataataatatttttcaataatattaaaaaagatttgtatttcaaatagtgctgtcaaacgattcaTCGTGataaatcacatccaaaataaaagttttgtttacataatatatgcatgtgtactgtgtatatttattatgtatatacaaaatgcacacacatacagtgtatattttgaaaatatttacatgtatgtacatttatatatttatattcttatattttaaattatatataaatatatttaatatatagacataacatatttttcttaaatatatacatgcatgtgttcgtatttatatataataaatatacacagaatacacacatatattatgtaaacaaaaacttttattttggatgcgattaatcgtttcaCAGCActaatttcaaacaaatgctgttattttgaactttctaattatcaaaaaatcctaaaaaagaATCAGTCActgtcaaaaatattaagcaactcaactgtttttagcattgataataataggaaatatttattgagcaacaaataagcatattagtatgatttctgaaggatcacttgactatattgattatatttataaaattgataaaacaataatattcaaaatactactgtttactgtatttttgatcaaataaacgcagctCAAATGAATGTATATAAAAGTTAatatctataaaataaaaatcttatcgaccccaaacttttgaacagtattgtatGTGTTGAATGACAAAAGCTTTCtgatctgacacacacacacacacctgtaatGCAGTGTAACTCCTGTAGCTGATTCCTCCTGGCAGAAGAAGGTCGGCGGCTGGACTTTTGGGTAACTGAAGCGCAGGTACTCATGCAGGTTATCCAGACCATTCACAAAGTCACGCACATGGCGGCCTAACACCTGACACACAGTATAAGAGACAAAAACACACCAGAGGATGCAATACATGCGTCATTGGATTAGTTTTAGGATCATGATTGTTTAATGACAATGTTGTTCCTCGAAAAAAAACAAGGATGTTGAATGAGCTACTTGGGTAATTCACATCATGTAAATGTCCACAGACCCACACAACCCTGAACATGCCTTAAGGATTCTGTCATATCCGTATTTCCCCACAAATCCCAGGAAATAAACCCCCCATGAGTTCATGAGCTCATTATAGGGGGTTCCCGTGACGCCACTCGCTGCTTTCGCGATACGAGGAATCACACTCTCACTGTAGACCTACACAAACACGTATACACAGAGAAAACAAGTGGAGCATTtactttgaaatgcttttcactcagaaattgctagaaaATTGCAGTAATgttacagaaaaacagaaagtaACGCACtgaattacattttgaagtataaagactgaaatagtattttcctGTAAATACTGGATATATTAAATGCGTATCTTCtcaaatgaatgaaaacttAGTTGCCATTTTTTGCTTATAAtttaacttttatatatatatatatatctaataCTATGGAGTGAAAACAGTATGTGCATCTAAAAATGCATCTTTGTCTAAAATCTATAATCAAGGTGacaattttaatagtttcaGCCATAACCCAATATTGATCAAATTTTAAGATATACTGATATGATTTAAACATTAACTGtgtgtataaaatgtaaataaaaaaaaataaaaaaattatatataacatttggaaaaaatatcatttttgggGAAATGCTTCACGTGAACGCATTTATACTTATCTGAAACAATaactatttgtttatttgtgctaCACTGATCCCACTCAGCTTGTTATTTTTAGATATAAATTTAGGAATTAGTTAtaatttaacactttttataaatgaaatgccTGTTTCTTGTATGTGTGTCTTAAAATAGATGAAAAGCCTTTCAGTCTAAGATCCCTAATCACACAGACAATTGTCATGTTTAATCACAGTAGTAAGATATTCTAACCTGATGAGTTACGAAGGAGTGCAGTCTGACATCGGCTCTCTCTCTGACCAGTTTCCACACATCATCACCGTACGACTCCTTAATAAAGTCATGAAGACTTTCACACAGCAGCCCGTACATCCTGACCACACCGACACACCGGAGACGTCTTCAAATCCACACAAATCTGAACGTCTGGACTCCAAGATATTACACAACTGTGAAACAATAAAGAATAAGGACACAAAAAAAGGCAACAAGAGATCACTGTCCTtctaaaatacataaatcaatCACAGTCGACACGTTTGTCTGTTTTTCATGACAATGAAGCCTGAACTGTCTTAATGTGAAACTCGTGAAAACTCAATGTATGTGTGAAGTAAACTGACCACCTGTCTGTCCGTCTCAGAGGTTTACAGCTCCTCCGGACACAGTCCTGGTCTTAAGAACAGCGCAGGAGGAGctagaaacattttgaaaagagcCGCACTTACTCAAACTCTTCAGATCTATTGTTGTGATGTCAGTGGCTGGTGACTTTGAGTACTGACAGAAGCagacctcacacacacatgctgctCTTTCTCTTGACCTGGACTAGTAAGTTTCTTAAACAATTTTACAATTGTATCATGCAACATTTTGTGTGATAACAGAAATCGTGTACTGAATGATTAATGCATATTGAATatcattcaaacattttttttttttagttaaggaaattaatacttaGCAAGgacaaggacgcattaaattgattaaaagtgagtgacagtaaatatatttataatggtTGTAATCAGTGCTAGCTAACTGATTACATgcaatctggattacgtaattaGATTCCAAAatttaagtacttgtaattagagtatgatgcattttaaaatgcttataatctgattacagttactttttaatggatgacatattattcacacattattgcaaaattattaataatttattgattctggAAGTctggacaaaaatatttaaaacctgGAAGACTTTAAGTGTGTAATGTCCCATAGGAAAGAGAAATCAAAACTGAGGTCTCATTAACATCTCAAAAGAAATAAGGTTACTTCAAGATCGAATGGAGATTTTTGCTTgagtctcctgcttctcaaaCTTGTCTCCTGAGACAAAAACTCTCTCACAATGGTCTCCTataaaagctttaaaagagaTATCAACAATTTTACACACTGTGCTCAGACATTTCTCCTAGTCTAAAGACTCTGGTGGTCTCATATTTGTCTCCTTTATAGTTTTAGAAtagatctcaacaacatcacacatTGTGCTACGATTTTTCTCCTAAACTAAAGACTCTGGTGGTCTTATATTTGTCTCCTCCAATGTTTCAAACAAtatctcaacaacatcacatACTGTGCTCATATATTTCTCCTTAGCTAGAGACTCCGGATCTCTCACATTGATCTCCTCAAAAGTTTAGTTTAGAGATCTCTACAACTTTACAACGTGTGCACCAAGTCAAGTATTTGAAAGGCACTAAATAAAGAGGGAAAAATCATAAATTCAGAGTTAAAGTCTATATTGAGAGAGATATGCAGAAATAAAGATAATGTTACTTTTTACAGGACAATGTTTATGTACTTAGGCACATAATTTGTTGTTGGAAATAGTAATGTACTGGATGCCTTAATCAAAactgatttacagaaaatgtaaccCTGAAGCTTTCTTTGCTGAAAGGCACATAAATGTGAGAGCTCCCGAGTCTTTAGTGtaggagaaaaatctgagcacagtgtgtgatgttgttgagatctcttttgaacttttgaggAGACAAATGTGAGAGATCCAGAGTCTTCAGCTAAGGGGTCATTCCACGAAATCAGTGGCTTTTCCACttggaaaaattaaaaaataaaataagtttaatcaacattttttaaatataaatgaagacaccttaaaatgacaagaaattgTATTGTGCCATCTCGGgctatgtaattttatattttatgactATTTTTCAACCTCatgttttggtatttttgtcAACCCTGTTACCGACATAAGCGTTACTAGATACTATAGTTTAATTTGAACTATGTGATAGTTTTCACATATGTGAGCAGCATTTTCCCTCTTTTCACTGGGATTGTTTCAATTTTtggatttttaatatatatatatatatatatatatatatatatatatatatatatatttgtcattCAGATGATCAAGAACATCCTAATTTTGGACATGtcaattaagaaaaaatatatattttaaaaaaggacTTTGtcctaaataaaatatagttaaagtTACAATGGCAAAACCTGGAAGGCtgtatcaaatatatattttttacaatttttatgaaattaatgacagCAACAGGATTGACGTCACAGTCACAGGACTGACCAGAGCCAGGATACACATTCTTCAGCACACTGCACATATTTGTTTACGTAATACTGTAcagttttaaaattttaagttgcaTTATATTGTTTTGCACTTACTTAGTATAGTTGTATGACAATAGTAAACAGTCAGTTTTTCAGTTTAAGTCAGTTCATTGTTGATTTAGCACTAATGTTTTAAGGGTATTGTAATTAGATAatgtgaagagttcagatgcaaaagcatctaaatgccatctcaaattttcttctaaaattagcatttttatcaggctcctatatttatgttacgttatttcactttaattgcatagaaaaggacttATACATTGCCCTTAAAGTGAAAtgactgaacctaaacataggagcgtgagaaaaaatgctcattttagatgaaaatttcagacggcacttagagcTTGTGCATCTGAACTTTGCATTGTGTCCATTTGTTTGTCTGTGTCCCCTCACAGAACTTCAGATATGCTGATCTGGTTCAATTATTAGCCAGGGAAGATGATCAGATCTTGGTctttttgtgttcatctgaaaccAGACCAAGATCTTGACTTTCTTGAACATTACAAGACTGGGGTGAAGGTCTGCAGTCACCTTGCTGCTCTTGTTTGTAATTGAATTTACATGGGTGCATTATTGACAATGAGtgatggaaaaaaaagttttattgagACTGATCATCCTATCCTGGTCATTAACAACAACAGTAATAGCAGCAATACCAATAATACTAACTAAAATGTAACTGATGCTCATATGCCACTGAATGATATAGGCATTAGCTTAATATTACACCCAGGGTgacctttaaaaatgtttaaattttataCAGACAATCTTCAAAAACAGGGTGACACCTAATCTATTTCATCCCTGTTACCCAAATGTCAAAACCTGTTACTCTGAAAAGTAACAGGGATGACAGCACAGGTTTGACGATTTCAAACGAATTTGCTAATTTCTAGCTAATAGTCAAGTTCACAaaagcacatgttgtacacttTGAAAGGATTTTACTTGTAgatattgattatattaaatgtaataaataattgtttaaatttacattttaaaaatggtaacaGCATTGACACTGCATGATAAAGAAAAAATGGATACTTGTGCCAGAAACATTGCTTAACATTGagacaatatttaaaacattatgcaaatgtgatttttatatcattttgcaaattaaaagtcctgctgaaaaagaaaaatcatagtgAGGGACAGGCCAAAGACCTTACCCTTATCAgcataaatgctatttaaatgatttaaaataatatttaatttacttttttatgtaatttatgaaAGAATACATATcgttatgtttttaaattgctaaattattcattgttatattaaatctatgtttgattatttcttaCGATTTCGTGGAATGACCCTATGGAGAAatatctgagcacagtgtgtaaagttgttgagatctcttctaaagctTTAAAGGAGACCATTGTGTGAGAGTGTTAGAGTTTTTGTCTTTagaggttttgtttttgtaacaaaAGATCAGCTGTCAACTCAAACGCAAGTTTTAACAAAATCTCTTGCTGAACTGGTTGAATTAATCTAAAGCCTTAACGATAAGCTAGAAGTTCTCTGTTTTTGTGATCTTACTCAGGTTGAATTTAACAAAATCAAAGTGCTAGACTTAGGTCTTATTCGCAATAACTCATTTTCCTGAaccgtgtgtatgtgtgtgtgtgtctattttagtttagtttactgTGCCATAGAATAGCAAATAAACATCTGTGTCATTTCTAAAGAATCCTTGTCTTGTGTCGTGTATTTTAAAGTCAAACTTTGCCCAGATCACGTTACCTTTGCTCAAAGTTAACCCAAACCAattgtgtattattattgttggcCATGAAATAAAAAGAATTGCTAAGATACACTAAGTGCTAGACACTATAGTGACGCTGAAGTGTATACTATAAATTTTGAATCAGTCTAATCAAATCAACATGAATCTTTAAGATTGGATTTCCTAGAGCTAAAATAAGAGCTAAGTCCTTACATTTATGGTGGAGAATGTGGGCAAATTTGGCTTAAAAATTCATAACACCAAGTCAGTTTGTGTTTTGGTCCTATTTTATCTGGAGAAATAGATTAGATACAGAGAAGCAGAGTTTTGTTTGTGTTAACTGTATGGTTATGGCATGGCTagcatttgaatgaatgaatatgcaATAACTTGTCTAAAGAAATGAATTGCAATGAATGATAAATTGTCTGTTGAGACAAAAGAAGTCACTCTAAGCACAGGAGAAAAAGCAAGCATGTTCCTTGTTTTCTCTTTTATAAGACCTTCATAGTTTAATTTGCTAAGTGCGTGTTCCACTTCCAAATTCATCTATGCTATGAAAATCTCCCGATTTGAGACATTAACTTAGCTAACTAATGTCTCTGCCATTTTAATTCACTAAAACTAGTGAACGTCAGACGCGTGCTCAGAAGGAGTGGCCAAAAACACGTTCTGTGGGAGAATTATCGatcttgatcaaataaaattgtGTGAGGAAAATCCACTGTGTTTTTGTCTATCAGATAGACTGATAAAGTGCAAAGATCCGCCAAGATCTCAATAACGTTTATTAATTGCAGTGAATCTACATTTACCTCACTCTAAATGAGTTGAGATTGTCAGCACTATAAGAAAAGCTAAGAATCTAAATAGTGCTTTTTGGTTGTTCAAGTGTGAGACGCACTCACATCTCCGGTGATGTACTGAAACTGTGTATACCTATAGCTTGTGTGTGTTACACTGCTAGCTTAGGGCCGGTGTATACGTCACCATAACAACAGCCGTCACCCAGGAAGTCCCGGAGGCTTTTCCCAGATAACTTCCCGGGTGCAAGTGCAGTCCACTAGCGCCATTTTGAGCTGTTGTAAACAAAGCCTAGCATGAGCTAAAGCTAATTGAAGCTAATGAGTTTGCCTTGAAGCCTAGGCAAAGCTATTAGCATTGAAGGCTAGCGGTTAGCCTGTAGCATTTTGTGGGTTCAAATGCGGTGTattttgcagtgtgttttgaagtgtgaaatgtaatcagttacactGGAATTTTAAATCACACTACTGGGATCTTCacctcattttatttttttcatcttatCTCTCTCCTCCCATTTGAAAGGActttgacaaatgcaaaacttaATAAACCTTGTTGTACGATTGTAACTATTGTAACTAATCATCAGAGCGGCTAGCGATCTCACAGgttgttttattaaacatttgtttaagGTTGGTCTTTCCCCTTTAGCTGGTATCAGTTTAAACTGCCACAGCTATTGGGTTTTATTAGCAATTAATCATGGTTTTCGCCCTTAGTTCTTTAAGGATAccttttgattaattcaattATAACTACCCTCATGACCGACATGCTACGGGAAGTAAGCTCCTTGATCAATAACTTAGCCATTGGTAGGATTCCACACTACTTGATACCTCTTAACCTTGTCCAAAACATTCTAACTTCGGCCACTGCAGGCCCTGCTAGTCCCATCCAAACCCATCTCGCCTTTTCCCTGGGTAGTGCTATTCCCTTATACGTAGACTCGGAAGCAGGCGACTTGGCCTTTCTCCTCAGTTTGCCCGTTATCGACTCCAGTAACATTTACAGGGCTCaaagaaattacatttcttAGCATCCGCTTGAGCATTTTGCAGCGCActttcagagttcctctgaaacccttcaccttccccagctccacctgtatagatctgcaacgggttattttatatgctatttatgcagcagcagtatgttttgtttttttgttttgtttttttggacgTCATCACAGATcgcgtttttttgtttttt harbors:
- the LOC131553126 gene encoding soluble guanylate cyclase 88E-like, which encodes MYGLLCESLHDFIKESYGDDVWKLVRERADVRLHSFVTHQVYSESVIPRIAKAASGVTGTPYNELMNSWGVYFLGFVGKYGYDRILKVLGRHVRDFVNGLDNLHEYLRFSYPKVQPPTFFCQEESATGVTLHYRSKRKGYLHYAMGQLRQMGKQFYDTDIHVEVLSEQLVGDYSHVTMRLNFDNSAYRYIQKEDEEEQEILPITSDFFFEVFPFNIVFRQDMVVHNVGSGLATVFPDLDGKKINDAFLLARPLVEFTWNMIISHPNNLFEIMSKEPVKRERNLHNRVQNSDYENANRSADVDVELMAFQSIIGDDYKDGNSANAMESWGDGSRCLKLKGQMRYMPEWESIIFLGTPVMESLSAMFKTGLYINDLSMHDSSRDLVLAGTQQSEELKRALIQEQKKSSKLEESMKMLDYEMKKTDDLLYRMIPKPVAKRLRKGEPAVNTCEVFPDVTILFSDVVGFTRICSHITPMQVVSMLNTMYTLFDTLSEKHRVFKVETIGDAYMVVAGAPEKTKYHAHNICDMALDMVRSIDHLKDPSNGNNIQIRVGIHSGMVVAGVVGHKMPRYGLHGDTVHTASAMESNGKEMHIQLSSATYEHLKGSHFIFERRGTITIKGNVEIETYWLKGKRDKDGNAQAACPQFEAQTISKAAISAPEPPIDEEVLVFPSVAGEDEDDVKSIHSHRMKMETSGNSLEESMEECRVEETSVSKDALQDSSLLDPHIELDSAEFDDRDSIMESPAGSCDSHGSEKSTMCSVC